One Brachyspira hampsonii genomic window, GGCTTTGAAGTTATCATCAAATACTATAATTTTAGCATCTTCCCCTCCGATATCTATCAAAGTTCTTCCATAAGGATAAATCTTTCTAATGGCTGTTGAAGAAGCAATTACCTCTTGTACAAAACTAACTCCTGTCTTCTCACATATACCCATACCCGCTGTACCTGTCATAGCAAGTGAAAGTTTCAAATCACCATGCATAGCCTGTAAATTATCAAGTATAGATAATAATGTATCTTTTATGTCGGCATTATGTCTGACATAAGTTTTAAATATCATGTTGTCATTATCATATACAACCATTTTTGCAGTAGTTGAACCAATATCAATACCTGCTTTGAAAATTTTTTCCATAATATCTCTCCTAATTTTTATTATTCAAGTACCATATTATACGAATTAACAAATATTATTTTAGTTTTATGATTCTTTATATTTTCCTCCGGTATATGCCCGTAGGAAAGAACTATTATAGTATCATCTTTTTTTGCATAATGAACATTATCTCCATTTATACCTATGATACCTGTACCCCTTATACCTTTAACAACTTCAGTTTCAAAGCGAATATCACTACTCAAATTAATAACAGATACCCTCTCACCATCCATTATATCTGATTTATCAAGCAAAGCTTCATCTATCGTTATTGAATCTCTGAAGTTTAAATCTGTCCTTGTAACTGTAAGTCTGTTTATTTTGGATTTTATAACACTTCTCATCATATATAAAAATCCATAATCATTTTTAAAAATATTTTACCGATTATATTAGAAAATGTCAATATTATAAATATAAATATTTATTAATAATAGTTATTATATACTATGGTTTTTATTTTCAGCACA contains:
- a CDS encoding aspartate 1-decarboxylase — translated: MMRSVIKSKINRLTVTRTDLNFRDSITIDEALLDKSDIMDGERVSVINLSSDIRFETEVVKGIRGTGIIGINGDNVHYAKKDDTIIVLSYGHIPEENIKNHKTKIIFVNSYNMVLE